The following are encoded in a window of Rosa chinensis cultivar Old Blush chromosome 4, RchiOBHm-V2, whole genome shotgun sequence genomic DNA:
- the LOC112199992 gene encoding protein PLANT CADMIUM RESISTANCE 2 — translation MSSSNFHKQDAPRTPEPWKSDLLDCFSDPKSCCLTFWCPCITFGRIAEIVDKGSPSCAVSGALYAFIAIVIGFPYCYSCSYRLKMREQYALDGNHCSDFLIHCFCETCALCQEYRELQSRGFNMAIGWDGNMDARNRKVAMAPVPPMVEEGMKR, via the exons ATGTCCTCATCAAACTTCCACAAGCAGGATGCTCCTAGAACCCCCGAGCCTTGGAAATCTGACCTCCTTGACTGCTTCTCCGATCCCAAAAGCT GTTGCTTAACATTTTGGTGTCCATGCATCACTTTTGGCCGGATTGCTGAGATTGTGGATAAAGGCTCTCCAT CTTGTGCTGTAAGTGGAGCACTGTACGCGTTCATAGCTATCGTGATTGGTTTTCCTTACTGCTATTCATGCTCCTACCGCTTGAAGATGAGGGAGCAGTACGCTTTGGACGGGAACCATTGTAGTGATTTTTTGATTCACTGCTTCTGTGAGACCTGTGCCTTGTGCCAGGAGTATCGTGAGCTCCAAAGTCGCGGTTTTAACATGGCCATCG GATGGGATGGAAATATGGATGCAAGGAACCGCAAAGTGGCAATGGCCCCGGTGCCTCCGATGGTGGAGGAAGGCATGAAACGATAA